The Anas platyrhynchos isolate ZD024472 breed Pekin duck chromosome 3, IASCAAS_PekinDuck_T2T, whole genome shotgun sequence genome includes a window with the following:
- the LYRM2 gene encoding LYR motif-containing protein 2 codes for MAAGRLPPGALTLKQFLRRQQVLQLYRRILRALRDVPAEADRRYLQEWAREEFRRNKDATEEDAIRMMITQGNMQLQELQRTLKLAKS; via the exons ATGGCGGCCGGGCGGCTGCCTCCCGGGGCGCTCACCCTTAAACAG TTCCTGAGGCGGCAGCAGGTCCTGCAGCTCTACAGGAGGATCCTCAGGGCCCTGCGGGACGTCCCCGCCGAGGCAGATCGCCGCTACCTGCAGGAGTGGGCCAGGGAGGAGTTCAGAAGAAATAAGGATGCTACGGAAGAG GACGCAATTAGGATGATGATCACTCAAGGCAATATGCAACTTCAGGAACTTCAAAGAACACTTAAGCTGGCAAAATCCTGA